The DNA sequence AAGGATTATAAGAACATCCATTTCTAACAAAGGTGAATGCACTAATTCATTGCCCAAAGCCAGGGTCAAACACCaatctaaaattaaataaaacatatttacaGTTTATTCCTCATCTTGCTTTTGTTGCCAGATAACCGGGCATCCTTGACTCTTTTAACTACATCTCAGTTTCTGTTTCCTAAGCCTTCTATTTTCTCATATTTAAGCCATCTCTCATCATCTGTTCCCTCATGAAAACTGTTGCAGGCACTCTGTGAATCCTGTGTGGATTCATCTGATCCCATTTTACCTTTCCCCATTTCACTACCCTCAGCCCCAAATCACCACAGATCAGTACGTTCTCTGGCAAGATGCTGAGATTTGTTGATCAGCAGACAGATGCAGTGATTCTTCAACCAGGACAAGTGAAGATCAACGGacaaaattaaataaatgtgaaatattgACCTTTAGCTCAAGAGGGCTGGATCACAAATAGGAATTATCTTACAGTATTGGCAGATTTATCTAAATTAGTTCCACCTTCTTGGGTACACTGCTGCACAGATTCACCAGGTAAATATTAAGATGAAGATTAATATCAGAacgaagtatgaagagctggtcatagactgtcccaagcagggctggaaggcaaggtgtatgcccatagcggttggctgcagaggttttgcaaggcaatcgctctacaaagccttgagtgcactgggcatcaacggagtggtgaggagaaaggccatcaagaacaccacagaggcaacagagaaggcctcgagatggctctggatcaggagagaatgtccatggggaggagcgaatgccaccttaacacaagtcgtggtctgatcaaccacggctgggtcgcctgggcgaaggtgtctgatgttgaaagacccgaagcacccaatgaccccaggttacatcactgatgataataataataataaatttaatttatatagcgcttttctaagactcaaagtcgctttacaatagtaacagacaatagcagacggagaagcggcgaacaaagagcgccagcgtcctctccgtgcagcacataaagaaagaatacagacataacagtaataaagaaatttaaacatagaaacatccccccacaaagtccagtccccatcccatgtccatgggcctattgaggcctccacagttgcctccacggaggcccgatgttccaggccgttctcgccgggtggtgttgctccggcgtcgggagaatcctctcagcggcatgggaaccctggaacggccgcttccgtactggaggccgcggcttccgaagccaacaaggccgcgccggatggagctccacaactggcgatctcatccagagatcccaggctcccgatgtaaagtcagcgccgccgcccgcagctggtcgctcctcaGACCCACAGATCCGCAATGCTTTTTTATCGCCGGtcccagcataccggagttccagtgcggcgacccgggcaaggcattgcccgctccgcgatagcgctccagtgctgtgccgccgctgaagccgtgttactgggcggtccccgacaggaaacgccgctccaggcccactggtaggccgcgaggacgggtcgaaactgcagcccggagaaaagctgcctctccgaccaggtagggaccctgaaagatattttcccccctccccccccccccacataaaaaagtttagacctccagaacaaaacactttaactaactaactaactaaaaaaaaaaaaaagatgaagatAAGGACAGCTACTGGCTGGGCAAGTACAAAGTGCACAAGTACAAAGTGCACAGATTTGATTTGCACTCCTGCAGGTACAAATGATTCATGAAATATTATTTTGTTGTTGGGTTTGTTGTATTGAACCCTAACCATCAGAATCCAAATCACTACAAACgtcaggtattatcacaacgtttagcaggtactatcgcaacatttcagaaacatttggacaagtacgtggatagaacaggtttagagagatatgggccaaaggcaggcaggtgggacatgttagtcagtgtgggcaggttgggccgaagggcctgttttcacactgtatgattcgATGAAAATATAACCCAAATTGTTTAACATCTGGTGTTGGTTTATAATGTGATCTCTATCTTATTTCCAGTTTAAACCAAAACCTGGAGATTTGATTGAAATACCTCGAAAGCGTTGGTATAAACACTGGGCCCTCTACATGGGAGATGGAGACGTCGTGCATTTAACTTCAGGTAAAAGCTGTTCACTTTTATTCTCCTATTTAACAAGTTTTGCATTGTAGACTTCTCTGCCCATGTGTAATTCAACCCATACCAGGGATACTATCAGATGATAAAAGACCATTTAATATCTATTCTAGATGGTGCAAGTGGAGATACGAGTACTCGATTCTCTAGGTCGGAAGGGATTGGTGTGATTAAGAGGGAGCCTCTCGCTGACGTAGCTGGCAATAATTCCTGGAAAGTCAACAATAGATTCGACAAAATATGGAAACCATTACCCGTTGACAAGATAATAAAAAAGGCTAATGAAATGATTGGATGCAGAGTGCGTTACAATGTACTAAGTGCAAACTGTGAACACTTTGTTAATTCACTTCGGTATGGTATAGATATATCATTTCAGGTAAGTACAGTATATAACGTGGACATAAAGTCATTGTTCTTTGACGGGCCTGAGATTAATTTGGGGACTGGTCCTCCAGCGAATTATTGTCCCTTCAAATGCATGGGACATGATGGTACAAGAATGTTAAATGTATCCAACGCCTCTACGTtatacgcctctacttccttagaagtttggcatgtcccctacaactctcaccaacttctataaatgcaccatagaaagtattttacCAGGATTCATCACatcttggtttaggaacagctccatccaagaccgcaagaaattacagtaaATTGTGGATGCACCCCAGACCAtcagacaaaccaacctcccttctattgactcatacctcatgctgcctcggcaaggccaccagcataatcacagACGTGTCGCACCCtggcaactccctcttctcccctctcccattaggcaagaggtatagaagtgtgaaaatacacatctccagattctgtctgaagaagggttttgacccgaaacttgcctatttccttcgctcaatagatgctgcctcacccgctgagtttctccagcatttttatcaatctacagattcagggccagtttctaccCAGTTTGAATACTTTTAATCTCAGCTTTGGTCActgagcagatgctggttatcgaTGCTCATGTCTCCATCAGTCAGAAAATGTCTGAGCTCAACAACCTACACCCAGAGCCGTGGGAGACTGTGGTCTGCTGACAGTGGGCCGTACACGATGTGTGTTGGGGGGATTTTCCTGAACTTTCCCTCGTTCATATGTGGTCTTCAGAGCTTCCACCGATGCCATGGTGGAGCTGATGCCGGCTGTGATCAGGCACCGACACACAGCCCAAAGAAGGACGCGTTGTGGCATTTGGCAGTCATCCTCAGTCCTGGACGTAGGGTGATGTGGGGAGCGTGAAGTCAGAGGGTAAAGCGGGCTCTGGTTTTAAAGAACATTTATAGCAGCAAAAGACAATTTGGCCCAACTGCAGGATTTGATGCTCTTTGGGAACCTCCTTCTGCATATCAACCTTTTGTTTCCAGCAAATATGAGAGATGTCCTGAGAGTCTCTCTCGAGCTGCTTAATGGGAAATTCAAAAGCTTTCTCAGAAACGCCAATTTATAATGTGCTATAACTTATCTGGGTTGCTTTCACTTTCATATTTATCTGGCTCCTTGAAAAGATCTCCATCGCCTTCCTCAGGCACAGCCTATGGGAGTAAGTTCCTCTTTACTCTACTCTCTGACTCTAAACACTTGAACTCCATTTTCCCtttgtttcaagtcaagtcaagccaagtcaagtttatttgtcacatacacatacgagatgtgcagtgaaatgaaagtggcaatgctcgcggacttttgtgcaaaagacaaacaacaaaacaaccaaacaaattataaacacaatcataacacacatattattttacataataaataatggaaggaaaaacgttcagtatagttagtccctggtgagataggcgtttacagtctgaattgcctctgggaagaaactccttctcaacctctccgttctcaccgcatggcaacggaggcgtttgcctgatcgtagcagctggaacagtccgttgcaggggtctcccatgattttatttgctctggagttgcacctcctgatgtatagttcctgcaggggggcgagtgaagttcccatagtgcgttcggccgaacgcactactctctgcagagccttcttgtccttggcagagcaattcccaaaccagatagtaatatttccggacaagatgctttccaccgcggctgcgtagaagcactggaggatcctcggagacactctgaatttcctcaattgcctgaggtggtaaaggcgctgccttgccttactcacgagtgctgaggcgtgtgatgcccatgtcatatcctcggagatgtggactcccagatatttaaaacagttcaccctatccacaggatccccatttatcctcaatggagtgtacgtcttcggatgttgtgccctcctaaagtccatgatcagctccttcgtttttttgatgttcaagaggaggctgttatcctggcaccagagtgctagatcagccacctcctcccggtaggccttctcgtcgttgtctgagatcaggcccaccaccacagtgtcatcagcaaacttaattattgagttggagctgaacctagccacacagtcatgtgtgtacagggagtacaatagcgggctgaggacgcaaccctggggcgatcctgtgctcagggtgagggacttcgatgtattccctcccatcttgactacctggggtctggcggtgagaaagtccaggacccaggcacacagggaggtgttgagccccaattccattagcttcccagccagtctggtgaggactatcgtgttgaaggctgaactgtagtctatgaacagcatcctcacgtagcctcccttctggctgtccagatgggagagagcggtgtgcaagacctgggagaccgcatcgtccgtggatctgttcggacggtatgcgaactgcaacgggtccatgttccgagggaggaaggcgcagatgtgattcttcaccagcctctcaaagcatttcatgactaccgaggtaagggccaccagacggtagtcattcagacaggctggggaggcattttttggtaccggtacaatgatggattttttgaagcagacagggaccacggacttgtccagggagaggttgaataatgtagtgagcactggagctagctgcgtagtacaggacttgagtactcttTAACACTTTCCCTGTCGTTAACTGGGTAAATATTAAATAAATGGAAACCTTCTGGTCTGAGCCATCGTTTGCATTGTTGTCAGGGGGTCTTCAGATGGTCAGAGAAGCAGACATTAAGAAGTaacgggcgatttaaaaaaaagaatgagaCAAAAAATCTAGTTTCAGCTTTCTCAATGAAACGCAGGAACAATTAAGCGGTTGGAAATGATTAACAACTGAATATGGGAAAAGTTGGGGTTTGACATCCACAAACACTGAATTCACACCGGAGTTTATTTGATCGCTGCTTATTGTGTGGGAGAGAGTAGACACACTGCCCAGCACCACACGACTGAACCACAATGGTGCAAGGATTATAAGAATATCCATTTCTAACAAAGGTGTCTGCACTAATTCATTGCCCAAAGCCAGGATCAAACAcaaatctaaaattaaataaaacatatttacaGTTTATTCCTCATCTTGCTTTTGTTGCCAGATAACCGGGCATCCTTGACTCTTTTAACTCCATCTCAGTTTCTGTTTCCTAAGCCTTCTATTTTCTCTTATTTAAGCCATCTCTCATCATCTGTTCCTCATGAAAACTGTTGCAGGCACTCTGTGAACCCTGTGTGGATTCATCTGATCCCATTTTACCTTTCCCCATTTCACTACCCTCAGCCCCAAATCACCACAGATCAGTACGTTCTCTGGCAAGATGCTGAGATTTGTTGATCAGCAGACAGATGCAGTGATTCTTCTACCAGGACAAGTGAAGATCAACGGacaaaattaaataaatgtgaaatattgACCTTTAGCTCAAGGGCTGGATCACAAATAGGAATTATCTTACAGTATTGGCAGATTTATCTAAATTAGTTCCACCTTCTTGGGTACACTGCTGCACAGATTCACCAGGTAAATATTAAGACGAAGATTAATATCAGGacgaagtatgaagagctggtcatagactgtcccaagcagggctggaaggcaaggtgtatgcccatcgtggttggctgcagaggttttgcagggcaatcgctctacaaagccttgagtgcactgggcatcaacggagtggcgaggggaaaggccatcaagaacatcACAGAGGCAgaagagaaggcctcgagatggcactggatcaggagagaatgtccatggggaggagcgaatgccaccttaACACAAGTCGTGgactgatcaaccacggctgggtcgcctgggtgagggtgtctgatgttgaaagacccaaagcacccaatgaccctaggttacatcactgatgataataataataataaatttaatttatatagcgcttttctaagactcaaagtcgctttacaatagtaacagacaatagcagacggagaagcggcgaacaaagagtgccagcgtcctctccgtgcagcacataaagaaagaatacagacataacagtaataaagaaatttaaacatagaaacatccccccacaaagtccagtccccatcccatgtccatgggcctattgaggcctccacagttgcctccacggaggcccgatgttccaggccgttctcgccgggtggtgttgctccggcgtcgggagaatcctctcagcggcatgggaaccctggaacggccgcttccgtactggaggccgcggcttccgaagccaacaaggccgcgccggatggatctccacaactggcgatctcatccagagatcccaggctcccgatgtaaagtcagcgccgccgcccgcagctggtcgctcctcaGACCCACAGATCCGCAATGCTTTTTTATCGCCGGtcccagcataccggagttccagtgcggcgacccgggcaaggcatcgcccgctccgcgatagcgctccagcgctgtgccgccgccgaagccgtgtTACTGGGCGGtctccgacaggaaacgccgctccaggcccgctgttaggccgcaaggacgggtcgaaactgcagcccggagaaaagctgcctctccgaccaggtagggaccctgaaagatagtttcccccttccccccccccccacataaaaaagtttagacctccagaacaaaacactttaactaactaaaaataaaataaaaagatgaagataaggacagctgctggctgggcagccatgcacaggacagtgCCCCCAACCGTTATGAATCTTcttctgatgatgtgttcaggagcatcaatagatgtattttttagCAAAAGGCTAAAAAATAATCACAAGTACAAAGTGCACAGATTTGATTTGCACTCCTGCAGGTACAAATGATTCATGAAATATTATTATGTTGTTGGGTTTGTTGTATTGAACCCTAACCATCAGAATCCAAATCACTACAAACatcaggtattatcacaacgtttagcaggtactatcgcaacatttcagaaacatttggacaagtacatggataggacaggtttagagagatatgggccaaaggcaggcaggtgggacatgttagtcagtgtggcaggttgggccgaagggcctgttttcacactgtatgattcgATGAAAATATAACCCAAATTGTTTAACATCTGGTGTTGGTTTATAATGTGATCTCTATCTTATTTCCAGTTTAAACCAAAACCTGGAGATTTGATTGAAATACCTCGAAAGGGTGGGTATAAACACTGGGCCCTCTACATGGGAGATGGAGACGTCGTGCATTTAACTTCAGGTAAAAGCTGTTCACTTTTATTCTCCTATTTAACATGTTTTGCATTGTAGACTTCTCTGCCCATGTGTAATTCAACCCATACCAGGGATACTATCAGATGATAAAAGACCATTTAATATCTATTCTAGATGGTGCAAGTCGAGATACGAGTACTCGATTCTCTAGGTCGGAAGAGATTGGTGTGATTAAGAGGGAGCCTCTCGCTGACGTAGCTGGCAATGATTCCTGGGAAGTCAACAATGGATCAGATGGAATGTGGAAACCATTACCCGTTGACAAGATAATAAAAAAGGCTAAAGAAATGATTGGATGCAGAGTGCGTTACAATGTACTAAGTGCAAACTGTGAACACTTTGTTAATTCACTTCGGTATG is a window from the Leucoraja erinacea ecotype New England unplaced genomic scaffold, Leri_hhj_1 Leri_799S, whole genome shotgun sequence genome containing:
- the LOC129694786 gene encoding phospholipase A and acyltransferase 5-like: MGNQQFKPKPGDLIEIPRKRWYKHWALYMGDGDVVHLTSDGASGDTSTRFSRSEGIGVIKREPLADVAGNNSWKVNNRFDKIWKPLPVDKIIKKANEMIGCRVRYNVLSANCEHFVNSLRYGIDISFQFKPKPGDLIEIPRKGGYKHWALYMGDGDVVHLTSDGASRDTSTRFSRSEEIGVIKREPLADVAGNDSWEVNNGSDGMWKPLPVDKIIKKAKEMIGCRVRYNVLSANCEHFVNSLRYDKGVSFQVIAGIVIIGVTAIFSPVAAVAALGAACLFKVCSCVSSSVKSASVKSTSVKSTSVKSTSVKSASVKSTSVKSTKQT